One region of bacterium genomic DNA includes:
- a CDS encoding S8 family serine peptidase — MKSITLQKLCLAFALFFVIGQALTPEKELLLHFRSSTVFMPSGLDSCTIGQLTAPDTVKTILSQLGADYVLRGVSEPSFNPADTITISGDDTLRFPDLTALFVIGFSSTSERDSALGELDTILSQVISVQKNSTVGLREYIPDDPEFWRQWPFKNTGDYANWVTNEDIRLTKAWEYSLANRNIEIGVTDCGIDNTHWELNALGKVKYKNQNWAEVTPAAQHGTRVAGIIAAEQNNGTYGDGLGISGVAPLATLYSGKWDTWGPEDEFQAMAADAAKVIRHCSDRGDPVINASWGFPYYYQVLEDACIYAYNNGSLVVTAGETDYQPGPSLDHFRNSVLSVAGLKSNGVPCSYGIPHSNTSVCAPAGESSNPLDLVYTTEWTLDDPPNDNDYVYEGGTSFGAPIVSGVCALLKDLNPLVEPCGIWHGCSNFPQEISQHHLQAQDGILTLVMDA; from the coding sequence GTGAAAAGTATAACCCTACAAAAGCTATGTCTGGCTTTTGCGCTTTTCTTTGTCATTGGTCAGGCTCTTACACCTGAAAAGGAACTATTGCTTCATTTTAGAAGCTCAACAGTCTTCATGCCTTCCGGGCTCGATAGCTGTACAATAGGCCAGCTCACTGCACCCGATACCGTAAAAACAATCCTTTCTCAATTAGGAGCAGACTACGTTTTACGTGGAGTGTCCGAGCCTTCATTCAACCCTGCAGATACAATAACCATATCAGGCGATGACACTCTGAGATTCCCAGACCTTACGGCTTTATTCGTGATTGGTTTTTCCAGCACTAGTGAGAGGGATTCCGCGCTAGGAGAACTCGATACGATTTTGAGCCAGGTTATATCGGTTCAAAAAAATTCAACCGTAGGTCTTAGGGAGTATATACCCGATGATCCTGAATTCTGGAGACAGTGGCCTTTTAAGAACACCGGCGATTACGCAAATTGGGTGACCAATGAGGATATCCGTTTGACAAAAGCCTGGGAGTACTCTCTCGCGAACAGGAACATAGAGATTGGCGTGACCGATTGCGGCATCGACAACACCCATTGGGAGCTAAATGCATTAGGAAAAGTCAAATACAAGAATCAGAATTGGGCTGAAGTAACACCTGCGGCTCAGCACGGAACCAGGGTTGCAGGAATTATCGCCGCTGAGCAGAACAACGGCACATACGGTGATGGGCTTGGAATCTCCGGTGTGGCCCCTTTAGCAACCTTGTACAGTGGAAAGTGGGACACTTGGGGCCCTGAAGATGAATTTCAAGCTATGGCTGCTGACGCCGCCAAAGTTATTAGGCATTGCTCTGACAGAGGTGATCCTGTTATTAATGCGAGTTGGGGTTTTCCCTATTACTATCAAGTTCTTGAGGACGCTTGTATTTATGCCTATAATAATGGTTCCTTGGTTGTTACGGCAGGTGAAACAGATTACCAGCCCGGTCCATCGTTAGATCATTTTCGCAACTCCGTTTTATCTGTGGCCGGTCTAAAAAGCAACGGTGTTCCTTGTAGTTATGGAATACCTCACTCGAACACAAGCGTCTGCGCCCCGGCTGGAGAGTCGAGCAACCCACTTGATCTCGTGTACACAACTGAATGGACTTTAGACGATCCTCCAAACGATAACGATTATGTTTATGAGGGTGGAACCTCTTTTGGCGCACCGATAGTATCCGGCGTCTGCGCTCTTCTTAAGGACCTTAATCCACTTGTTGAACCCTGTGGGATATGGCATGGCTGCTCAAACTTTCCGCAAGAGATATCACAGCATCACCTGCAAGCTCAGGATGGGATACTTACACTGGTTATGGATGCGTAG